One genomic segment of Paenibacillus sp. FSL H8-0332 includes these proteins:
- a CDS encoding ATP-binding cassette domain-containing protein, translating into MKLLEAVGLNKKYGMKRGWFTPDARSVHAVNNLSFTLESGETLGLVGESGCGKSTLARLLLGLEKPSSGRVLYRGMDYTDWSFSEMRKIRSRMQMVFQNSLGSFNPLFTVEQIIGEPLRNYGERKTGARRVLVADTLELVGLERKHIHRYPHELSGGQQQRVGIARALALRPELMICDEPFSSLDVTLRKQMMDLLQELKRELGLSYVFITHDLSVVNRFCDSVAVMYQGGIVEKQSGEGLMQQADHPYTRRLLSSIPVQDPRLRRNDREKEYRE; encoded by the coding sequence ATGAAGCTGCTGGAGGCGGTAGGTCTGAATAAAAAGTATGGAATGAAAAGGGGGTGGTTCACACCTGATGCCAGAAGTGTGCATGCAGTGAACAATCTGTCCTTCACTCTGGAGAGCGGAGAAACCCTGGGACTTGTGGGTGAAAGCGGCTGCGGGAAGAGTACCTTAGCCAGACTTTTGCTGGGACTGGAGAAACCCTCCTCCGGAAGAGTGCTGTACCGAGGTATGGATTATACAGACTGGAGCTTCAGCGAGATGCGCAAGATCCGTAGCAGGATGCAGATGGTGTTCCAGAACAGCCTGGGCTCCTTTAATCCATTGTTTACAGTAGAGCAAATTATTGGAGAGCCTCTTCGGAACTACGGGGAGAGGAAGACCGGCGCGCGCAGAGTTCTGGTAGCTGACACACTTGAGCTTGTAGGACTTGAGCGGAAGCACATTCACCGTTATCCTCATGAACTCAGCGGCGGCCAGCAGCAGAGGGTCGGAATTGCCAGAGCCCTCGCGCTGCGTCCGGAGCTAATGATCTGTGATGAACCGTTCTCAAGTCTTGATGTCACCTTGCGCAAGCAAATGATGGATCTGTTGCAGGAATTGAAGCGTGAGCTGGGATTATCCTACGTGTTCATTACGCATGACTTGTCCGTAGTAAACCGCTTTTGCGACAGTGTGGCCGTTATGTATCAAGGGGGAATTGTGGAGAAGCAATCAGGTGAGGGGCTCATGCAGCAGGCAGACCACCCGTATACAAGAAGATTGCTCTCCTCGATACCGGTGCAAGACCCACGCTTAAGGAGAAACGATAGAGAAAAGGAGTACAGAGAATGA
- a CDS encoding ABC transporter ATP-binding protein gives MNNESTLLKVSHLYTSFHTGSQQVKAVEDVSLEVRSRQIVALVGESGSGKSVTAMSILGLVDPPGFIDGGEIWLRGNNLRECSTRQLRKLRGTEMAVIFQDPMNALNPVLPVGRQIMETIILHRQVTGQEAKQLAMEQMQQAGLSDPAQLFNKYPFQISGGMCQRVMIAIALVSGASLLIADEPTTALDVTIQAQILKELDRIRWVNDMGILLITHDLGVVAELADYVYVMKSGRIVEAGDVFDIFSHPSHPYTKYLLDCR, from the coding sequence ATGAACAATGAATCCACCCTGCTGAAGGTCAGCCACTTATACACCAGCTTCCATACCGGAAGTCAGCAAGTCAAGGCTGTAGAGGATGTCAGTCTCGAAGTGAGGTCCCGGCAGATTGTCGCTTTGGTCGGCGAGAGCGGCAGCGGTAAAAGTGTTACGGCTATGTCTATTCTGGGACTGGTAGACCCTCCAGGCTTCATTGATGGCGGAGAAATCTGGCTTCGCGGCAACAATCTCCGGGAGTGCTCCACCCGCCAGTTAAGGAAGCTCCGGGGAACAGAAATGGCTGTTATTTTTCAAGACCCCATGAACGCGCTGAATCCGGTGCTTCCGGTTGGAAGACAGATCATGGAGACGATTATCCTGCACCGGCAAGTCACTGGACAGGAAGCAAAGCAGCTGGCCATGGAGCAGATGCAGCAAGCAGGCCTTAGCGATCCTGCGCAGCTATTTAATAAATATCCTTTTCAAATTAGCGGGGGGATGTGTCAACGGGTCATGATCGCTATAGCACTGGTGTCCGGTGCAAGCTTGCTCATTGCTGATGAGCCTACAACGGCACTGGATGTAACCATTCAAGCACAGATTCTTAAGGAGCTGGACCGGATCAGATGGGTCAATGACATGGGCATCCTGTTAATTACGCACGATCTCGGCGTTGTCGCCGAGCTTGCAGACTATGTATATGTGATGAAATCCGGAAGGATTGTGGAAGCAGGAGACGTCTTTGACATCTTTTCACATCCATCGCATCCCTATACGAAATACTTATTAGATTGCAGATAA
- the nikC gene encoding nickel transporter permease — protein MFRSSLFKNNGAKLGAGIVFVFICAGLFAPWLSPSDPLQIHMEHKLSMPSWQYPLGTDHLGRCVLSRIIYGTRTTLYYSFIVMTVVFAISIPVGLLAGYAGGKIDHWIMRIIDILLAFPSLILSLAITAMLGASMNNLLIAFAAVWWTGYARVIRSLVLQIKESGYVAAAKASGTSHLQIVLRHVLPIAARPILVLASMEVGTIMLSIAGLSFLGLGAQPPTPEWGIMLNDSRAYIQTEPRLMLFPGMAILLAVLGFNLLGEGLRRTAHDYDSREVSIR, from the coding sequence ATGTTTCGGAGTAGCTTATTCAAGAATAACGGAGCGAAGCTGGGGGCAGGGATTGTCTTTGTGTTCATTTGCGCAGGACTCTTTGCCCCCTGGCTCTCCCCTTCCGATCCGCTGCAGATTCACATGGAGCATAAGCTGAGTATGCCTTCCTGGCAATACCCGCTCGGTACAGATCATCTGGGGCGCTGTGTGCTATCCCGTATAATCTATGGGACAAGGACAACGTTGTATTATTCGTTTATCGTTATGACTGTAGTATTTGCCATTAGCATCCCCGTTGGGTTACTGGCTGGTTACGCTGGCGGCAAGATTGATCATTGGATTATGCGGATCATTGACATCTTACTTGCTTTTCCCAGCTTAATTCTATCTCTCGCGATTACAGCCATGTTAGGCGCCAGTATGAACAATCTGTTAATCGCATTTGCAGCAGTCTGGTGGACGGGATATGCCAGAGTGATCCGCAGCCTGGTGCTTCAGATCAAGGAAAGCGGATATGTTGCAGCCGCCAAAGCGTCGGGCACTTCACATTTGCAAATTGTGCTCAGACATGTCCTGCCGATTGCGGCGCGCCCCATCCTGGTTCTGGCTTCTATGGAGGTTGGGACAATTATGCTCTCGATTGCGGGTTTGTCCTTCCTTGGTCTGGGAGCCCAGCCGCCTACACCGGAATGGGGGATTATGCTGAACGACAGCCGCGCCTATATTCAGACAGAGCCGCGGCTCATGCTCTTCCCTGGAATGGCAATCCTGCTGGCAGTTCTGGGCTTTAATCTGCTGGGGGAAGGCTTGCGCCGCACAGCGCATGATTACGATTCCCGGGAGGTGAGCATCCGGTAA
- the nikB gene encoding nickel ABC transporter permease — protein sequence MLQRLFQLVPVLLGISGITFALMHLTHGDPAEIMLRADGIKPTYEAIEATRHTLGLDGPVYMQYFHWLYRVLHLDLGISYSSNRPVFTELMNRFPATALLSSCSILAAILIALPVGVGSALYPGKWFDRLGRVCALFSVSMPGYWLSLLLIYYGSVKLRLFPVMGMDGLSSVILPAFTLGFGMAGVYIRLIRSSLLDVLGTLYIKAARARGLQEWRIITIHALRNALLPSLTLFGVNIAGLLGGSVIVETIFSWPGIGKYVIEAIFAKDYIVIQGYVLWMAVVVVLINLAVDSLQLILDPRIRLR from the coding sequence TTGTTGCAACGTTTATTCCAGCTGGTTCCTGTGCTGCTGGGTATCTCTGGTATTACTTTTGCACTTATGCACTTAACCCACGGTGATCCTGCAGAGATTATGCTTCGTGCTGACGGTATTAAGCCTACATATGAAGCCATTGAGGCGACCAGACATACACTTGGTCTGGATGGACCTGTATATATGCAATATTTTCATTGGTTGTACCGGGTGCTTCATCTCGATTTGGGTATATCCTACAGCAGTAATCGTCCGGTGTTCACAGAGCTAATGAACCGTTTCCCGGCTACTGCGCTGTTGAGCAGCTGCTCCATATTGGCCGCAATTCTTATAGCTCTGCCTGTGGGTGTAGGATCTGCACTGTATCCGGGGAAATGGTTTGACCGGCTGGGGAGAGTATGTGCTCTGTTCAGCGTTTCCATGCCAGGTTACTGGCTAAGTTTGCTCCTGATTTATTATGGTTCAGTGAAGCTGAGGCTATTTCCTGTAATGGGAATGGATGGCCTATCCAGTGTCATTCTGCCTGCATTTACACTTGGGTTTGGAATGGCAGGGGTGTACATCCGGTTGATCCGTTCCAGTCTTCTGGACGTTCTGGGTACGCTCTACATCAAAGCGGCGAGGGCCAGGGGGCTGCAGGAATGGAGGATCATAACCATACATGCGCTTCGCAATGCACTTCTTCCGAGTCTTACCCTATTTGGGGTTAACATAGCAGGGCTGCTAGGCGGTTCTGTTATCGTTGAGACTATATTTTCCTGGCCGGGGATCGGAAAGTATGTGATTGAGGCGATTTTTGCGAAAGACTATATTGTCATTCAGGGGTATGTATTATGGATGGCTGTCGTCGTTGTCCTGATTAATTTGGCAGTAGATTCGTTACAGCTAATACTGGACCCGCGCATCAGGCTGCGTTGA
- a CDS encoding aldo/keto reductase — protein sequence MSEMNAPFTGGPTLNDGVTMPWLGLGVWQTKDGEEVIRAVKSAVETGYRSIDTAAGYNNEEGVGQAIRECGVPREELFITTKVRNPDQGYESTLKAFEVSRKKLGLEQVDLYLIHWPVAGKYKETWKALIHLQKEGLVKSIGVSNFQTHHLEDIIEDSGVVPVVDQVEFHPLLTQRELLKYARAHDIQLEAWSPLMQGNLDLPLLKELAERYGKTVAQIVLRWDLQQGVITIPKSVHQERIIENAGFFDFTLSDEDVKAIEDLNQNHRFGPDPDNFNF from the coding sequence ATGAGTGAAATGAACGCACCATTTACAGGCGGGCCTACCTTGAACGATGGCGTGACCATGCCGTGGCTGGGTCTTGGCGTATGGCAGACCAAGGATGGCGAAGAGGTTATCCGTGCGGTGAAGTCTGCGGTGGAGACGGGGTATCGCAGTATTGATACGGCTGCCGGCTATAACAATGAAGAGGGTGTGGGGCAGGCAATCCGTGAATGCGGAGTTCCCCGGGAAGAGCTGTTTATTACCACCAAGGTCCGCAACCCGGATCAAGGGTATGAATCTACCCTGAAGGCTTTTGAAGTCAGCCGCAAGAAGCTGGGCCTGGAGCAGGTGGATTTGTACTTGATCCACTGGCCGGTCGCCGGCAAATATAAAGAAACCTGGAAAGCGCTGATCCATCTGCAAAAGGAAGGGCTGGTCAAATCCATCGGGGTAAGCAATTTCCAGACGCATCATCTAGAGGACATCATCGAGGACAGCGGAGTGGTGCCGGTGGTGGATCAGGTGGAATTCCATCCGCTACTGACCCAGCGTGAATTGCTGAAATATGCACGGGCGCATGATATCCAGCTGGAAGCCTGGAGTCCGCTCATGCAGGGGAATCTGGACCTTCCACTGCTGAAGGAGCTGGCGGAGCGGTATGGCAAGACAGTAGCGCAGATTGTTCTGCGCTGGGATCTGCAGCAGGGCGTCATTACCATTCCAAAGTCGGTCCATCAGGAGCGGATCATTGAGAACGCCGGATTCTTCGACTTCACACTCAGCGATGAGGATGTTAAGGCAATCGAGGATCTCAACCAGAACCACCGCTTCGGCCCGGACCCGGATAATTTTAATTTCTAA
- a CDS encoding cupin domain-containing protein: MTQKEISPLVETLGLQPHVEGGWYKRLWNAPFEIPQETLGEAYSGPRASASSIYFLLHADESSDFHTVLSSEIWLYHSGSPIVLSLGGNGAEPENVTEVILGLDIAAGQQPQVVIPPGVWQAARPLGEEPALVSCIVSPEFHFDDFKLIDKK; the protein is encoded by the coding sequence GTGACGCAAAAAGAAATTTCTCCGCTCGTAGAAACACTGGGGCTACAGCCCCACGTTGAAGGCGGATGGTACAAGAGACTTTGGAATGCTCCCTTTGAGATTCCCCAGGAGACGCTGGGCGAGGCTTATTCGGGCCCGCGCGCTTCAGCTTCGTCGATTTATTTCCTGCTTCATGCTGACGAGAGTTCAGACTTTCATACCGTGCTGTCCTCCGAAATCTGGCTGTATCATTCCGGCAGCCCGATTGTGCTCAGTCTGGGAGGCAACGGCGCAGAGCCGGAGAACGTAACGGAGGTTATCCTGGGTCTGGATATCGCTGCGGGCCAGCAGCCGCAGGTTGTGATTCCTCCCGGCGTATGGCAAGCCGCGCGCCCGCTAGGTGAAGAACCGGCGCTCGTCTCCTGCATCGTATCTCCGGAGTTCCACTTTGACGATTTCAAGCTGATTGACAAGAAATAA
- a CDS encoding SPFH domain-containing protein: MELVIIGIIIVVVVVFIAMTIKIVPQQRVGVVERLGKFHRLLTPGLNILIPVIDQVRVYHDLRIQQANVPPQTVITKDNVQVQIDTIIFYQVVGPEEATYGISDYVYGVRNISTATMRQIIGKLELDETLSGREKISSDIRLALDEATEKWGVRIERVEVIDIKPPLDIQEAMDKQMKAERSKRAIVLEAEAAKQDMILRAEGDKQSKILKAEGDKEARIRQAEGLGQAQELEALGQAKAIEAVAMAEKARIAMIASAGLDEKVLAYQSFEALTDISKGPANKIFLPTSAVETLGSLGAIAEVFKASKEGK, translated from the coding sequence ATGGAATTGGTGATTATCGGAATTATTATTGTTGTCGTCGTAGTATTTATCGCAATGACTATCAAGATTGTCCCGCAGCAAAGAGTTGGGGTTGTAGAGCGTCTTGGAAAATTCCACCGTCTGCTCACACCAGGTCTGAACATTCTGATTCCGGTCATTGATCAGGTGCGGGTCTATCATGACCTGCGGATTCAACAGGCGAATGTACCGCCGCAGACCGTAATCACGAAGGATAACGTACAGGTGCAGATCGATACGATTATCTTCTATCAGGTAGTAGGTCCGGAAGAAGCGACGTACGGAATCTCCGATTATGTGTATGGGGTACGGAATATCTCCACAGCTACCATGCGTCAGATTATCGGTAAGCTGGAGCTGGATGAAACCTTGTCCGGCCGTGAAAAAATCTCCTCCGACATCCGTCTCGCGCTGGATGAAGCGACAGAGAAGTGGGGCGTGCGCATTGAGCGGGTCGAAGTTATCGATATCAAGCCGCCGCTCGATATCCAGGAAGCCATGGACAAACAGATGAAGGCCGAACGTAGCAAGCGTGCGATTGTACTGGAGGCGGAAGCTGCCAAGCAGGATATGATCCTTCGTGCTGAAGGGGATAAGCAGAGTAAGATCCTGAAGGCGGAAGGGGATAAGGAAGCCCGCATCCGTCAGGCGGAAGGTCTCGGTCAGGCGCAGGAGCTGGAAGCCCTCGGCCAGGCCAAGGCGATCGAAGCAGTGGCGATGGCCGAGAAGGCCCGGATTGCCATGATTGCCAGCGCAGGACTGGATGAAAAAGTACTGGCTTATCAGTCCTTTGAAGCTTTGACAGACATCTCCAAGGGACCTGCGAACAAAATATTCCTGCCGACCAGTGCGGTGGAGACGCTGGGCAGCCTGGGAGCCATCGCCGAAGTATTCAAGGCTAGCAAAGAAGGCAAATAA
- a CDS encoding NfeD family protein yields the protein MWVLWLIAAGVLFVVEMFTFTFYLLWLSLGALAAGLVALVLPDAWLLQVVAGSLLALALTFFTKPLSERLRNARGFKDTGTDIVGRQGLVVEPIEPGRYGQVKIGGDTWSATSTVALGKGQQVIVVRRSTTIIEVERWGDMY from the coding sequence ATGTGGGTATTGTGGTTAATTGCCGCTGGCGTCTTGTTTGTTGTAGAGATGTTTACGTTTACATTCTATTTGTTATGGCTTAGCCTGGGAGCCTTGGCTGCCGGACTGGTTGCGCTTGTGCTGCCGGATGCATGGCTGCTGCAGGTCGTAGCGGGTTCGCTGTTAGCCCTGGCCTTGACGTTCTTCACCAAGCCATTGTCTGAGCGGCTGCGCAATGCGCGGGGCTTCAAGGATACGGGTACCGACATTGTCGGCAGGCAAGGTCTGGTCGTTGAACCGATTGAGCCTGGCCGTTACGGGCAGGTTAAGATTGGCGGCGATACATGGAGTGCAACCTCAACAGTGGCACTAGGCAAGGGTCAACAGGTAATTGTAGTAAGAAGAAGCACTACCATTATTGAAGTAGAACGATGGGGGGATATGTACTAA